From the Skermanella rosea genome, one window contains:
- a CDS encoding shikimate dehydrogenase encodes MTASNHPSFLAGLIGAGIQASRTPSMHEREGAEQGMRYVYRLIDIDKLGLGPEALPDLVQAARRMGFDGLNVTYPCKQAIIPLLDELSDDARQLGAVNTVVFRDGRSHGHNTDWWGFAESFRRGLPDVKRDTAVQLGAGGAGAAVAHAALALGVGRLSIFDRDRSRAAGLAAELSARFGEGRAVAGTDLAKDVAESCGLIHCTPTGMAKLPGLPLPAEFLHPALWVAEIVYFPLETELLRVARGLGCRTLDGGGMAVFQAVGAFELITGVRPDAERMRGHFASM; translated from the coding sequence ATGACAGCATCGAACCACCCCTCGTTCCTCGCGGGCCTGATCGGCGCCGGCATCCAGGCGTCCCGCACGCCGTCCATGCACGAGCGCGAGGGCGCCGAGCAGGGCATGCGCTACGTCTACCGGCTGATCGACATCGACAAGCTCGGCCTCGGCCCGGAAGCGCTGCCCGACCTCGTCCAGGCGGCGCGGCGCATGGGCTTCGACGGCCTGAACGTCACGTATCCCTGCAAGCAGGCGATCATCCCTCTGCTGGACGAGCTGTCCGACGACGCCCGCCAGCTGGGCGCGGTCAACACGGTCGTGTTCCGGGACGGCAGGAGCCACGGCCACAACACCGACTGGTGGGGCTTCGCGGAGAGCTTCCGGCGCGGCCTGCCCGACGTGAAGCGCGACACCGCCGTGCAGCTGGGCGCGGGCGGCGCCGGCGCCGCGGTCGCCCATGCGGCGCTGGCGCTGGGAGTCGGCCGGCTGTCGATCTTCGACAGGGACCGGTCCCGCGCCGCCGGTCTCGCCGCCGAACTGTCCGCCCGCTTCGGCGAGGGCCGGGCCGTGGCCGGCACCGATCTGGCGAAGGACGTCGCCGAATCCTGCGGGCTGATCCACTGCACGCCGACCGGCATGGCCAAGCTGCCCGGGCTGCCCCTGCCGGCGGAGTTCCTCCACCCGGCCCTCTGGGTCGCGGAGATCGTCTATTTTCCCCTGGAAACGGAACTGCTGCGGGTCGCCCGCGGCCTGGGCTGCCGCACGCTGGACGGCGGCGGGATGGCGGTTTTCCAGGCGGTCGGCGCGTTCGAGCTGATCACCGGCGTCCGGCCGGATGCCGAACGCATGCGCGGGCATTTCGCCTCGATGTAG
- a CDS encoding TRAP transporter small permease, with protein MNKIVQGYFTLLKIVITLCLAAMVVLVFGNVVLRYGFNMGITASEEISRLLFVWLTFLGAIVALKEHGHLGVDILVRRLPSLGKKVCLVVSHLLMLYATWLMLDGSWQQTLINIDVAAPATGFSMGLFYGVGVVFGVSALLILLYNLYIVATGKATEADLVMVRESEELEELEGMAGHHGQPVPLAAGTAPATSTTRK; from the coding sequence ATGAACAAGATAGTCCAAGGCTATTTCACGCTGCTCAAGATCGTCATCACGCTGTGCCTCGCGGCGATGGTGGTGCTGGTGTTCGGCAACGTGGTGCTTCGCTACGGCTTCAACATGGGCATCACGGCGTCGGAGGAGATCTCGCGCCTGCTGTTCGTCTGGCTGACCTTCCTGGGCGCGATCGTCGCCCTGAAGGAGCACGGCCATCTCGGCGTCGACATCCTGGTCCGCCGGCTTCCCAGCCTCGGCAAGAAGGTCTGCCTGGTGGTCAGCCATCTGCTGATGCTCTACGCGACCTGGCTGATGCTCGACGGCAGCTGGCAGCAGACCCTGATCAACATCGACGTCGCGGCCCCCGCCACCGGCTTCTCCATGGGCCTGTTCTACGGCGTCGGCGTGGTCTTCGGCGTCTCCGCCCTGCTGATCCTGCTCTACAACCTCTACATCGTCGCCACCGGCAAGGCGACCGAGGCCGACCTGGTCATGGTCCGAGAGTCCGAGGAACTGGAAGAGCTGGAGGGGATGGCCGGGCACCACGGCCAGCCCGTCCCGCTGGCCGCGGGCACCGCGCCGGCAACCTCGACGACCAGGAAATAA
- a CDS encoding DMT family transporter, whose protein sequence is MQTPSPGDAPGSRELRGIAITLAAMLLFGLMDAVSKYLSVRYSAPQVLWLRYLFTVPLLLVVIPPRRIGRVAHSQRPWIQCARALLLAVEIGMVIWAFGRLPLADVHAVVALTPLVVAALSVPLLGERAGLRQWAAIAAGFVGAVIVLRPGLGVVQPATLMVLAAVLLYALYQVLTRLVGRVDAAETSLLWQIVIGAVVISVPALLQWRMPEPAHWPLFMAAAVLGGAGHFLLIRALQMAPVAVTQPFSYTLLLWAVIIGYLVFGDLPDAWTLVGAGIVIAAGSYSALTRR, encoded by the coding sequence GTGCAGACACCTTCCCCAGGCGATGCCCCGGGTTCCCGGGAACTCCGGGGCATCGCCATCACGCTCGCGGCGATGCTGCTGTTCGGGCTGATGGATGCCGTCAGCAAGTATCTCAGCGTCCGTTACTCGGCGCCCCAGGTGCTGTGGCTGCGATACCTGTTCACGGTGCCGCTGCTGCTGGTGGTGATCCCGCCGCGCCGGATCGGCCGCGTCGCCCATTCCCAGCGCCCTTGGATCCAGTGCGCCCGGGCGCTTCTGCTCGCCGTCGAGATCGGCATGGTCATCTGGGCGTTCGGGCGGCTGCCCCTGGCGGACGTGCATGCGGTGGTGGCGCTGACGCCGTTGGTGGTCGCCGCCCTCTCGGTGCCGCTGCTGGGGGAGCGGGCCGGGCTCCGGCAATGGGCCGCGATCGCCGCCGGCTTCGTGGGCGCCGTGATCGTGCTTCGCCCCGGCCTGGGGGTCGTCCAGCCGGCGACGCTGATGGTGCTGGCCGCCGTCCTGCTCTACGCCCTCTACCAAGTGCTCACCCGTCTGGTCGGGCGGGTCGATGCCGCCGAGACCAGCCTGCTGTGGCAGATCGTCATCGGCGCCGTGGTGATTTCCGTTCCGGCGCTGCTGCAGTGGCGGATGCCGGAGCCGGCGCACTGGCCATTGTTCATGGCGGCGGCGGTTCTGGGCGGCGCCGGCCATTTCCTGCTGATCCGGGCCCTCCAGATGGCGCCGGTCGCGGTGACCCAGCCGTTCAGCTACACGCTGCTGCTCTGGGCCGTGATCATCGGATACCTGGTGTTCGGAGACCTCCCGGACGCATGGACCCTGGTCGGGGCCGGCATCGTCATCGCCGCGGGCAGCTACTCCGCCCTGACACGGAGGTAG